GTTCCCCAGTTACAGCCAACTGTTGAATGAATTAAAATTACAGAATCTTTAATGCTTATAACTACTCTGTATGCTCCAAACAATCTACACTCACTATCACAATTCATCTCATTTTCCCCCCTCTCTGCAGCCAGAGAATATCCCACATTTTTTTGCTTACCTCCTCATTGACATTAACACTACTATAATTATCTAAAAGTAAGCTCTTATCCTCACGAAATACAGTTCTATTGATCATATCTATATAATGAAGTATGAATTTTTCATAATTATTAAAATCTAATGGTATAAAGGATGGTGGATTGATATGTTTAGAATTTTGAATATGTGTATCCCCTATGCATAAATCTGCATTTTCCTCAAATGTAATGATTTTTTCTATATCAAAATTAATTTTCCAATTAACCTCATAATCTAATTCATTTAAACCTTCTAGTATATTTTCTTTTGCCATCTCAAACAATGTATCTTCAGAAAATAAACTCATATACCCATTTTGTTCAACTGTAACAACTATATATTTTATTTTTAGTTTTAATACGCAGCCATAAAAATAAATTAATTTATATATATCTCTAAAATCTTCACAATATATAGCACAAGTGTATTTACTCATCTTAAGCAATTTTTTTTCTAGCCTCTCCTGAATATGAACTTTCCGCTCATTTAAGTACCTGCCTAATCTCTCATAAGTTCCAATTTTCTTAGCTATATCTATATAAAATTCTTCAATTCCATTTAGACCTCCATAGCCATAATCTTCGTTTTTGACTATCATAAATTCCGTTCCATATAATTCTTTCATTTTTATTACCCATTTAACACGGCTTGTTATTATATTAAGTGCTGCTCTAGGTGCTGTTTCTAGTTCTTCAACAGAACAATTTGGTATAAACGCATTTATTTTTATTCCCATCTTCTCCAATTCTTTTTTTATACCACTTACCATGGCATCTTCATGAATTCCCCAGTAAAAGCCGCATATGTTTATAAGCCTATTGTCTACTTCTTGAGGTTTCATTACATTTTCAACCATTACCTCCATAGCTTCTGAAAACCCACAACTTTTTAAATTACCATCATGAATTTTTTTCTTATCAGTGTTATTTTCACAAAAACTTTTTCTTGCATTACCTCTCTTATCAGCATGTGAAATCTTTTTTGATTTAACAAATAATAGCTTACAAGTAATTTGAGGCTGTAACTCTCTAATAACTCCTTCTATATCATCCCCAATCATATCAACAGAGGACGCGGGAATAATGCCAATTAATGATGGATTATATTTTTTCGCCGTTTTAATAATTGCTTCCTTTAATTTTTCGCTTCCCCCCATTATAATATCTGTTTCCTTTAAACCCGTACATTTTAGGTTATATGCTGGCTTCCAGCTTCTTCTGCAAACATATCTGTAATGAAATCCACATCCGCTAGAACCATGTAAAATAGGAATGGCATTTTCAATTGTTGAAATTGCAAATATTGCTCCAGCGACCTTTCCACTTGGTGTAAACTTATGGATATATGGAACTCTATCATATAGATAACTATTTTTATAAAACTCTCTTAAACTTGTCTCCATTTTCACCCTCCTTTCTATAACTAAACTTGAGCGATTTCAGAATTTTGGAGGCACTAATCACTTATGACAAATCAGTACAAAATCGTTCTAAATTATATAAAACGTATTATTTTTGTATTTGATTCATTATAATTTAATTTTATATTTATCGCAATACTTTTTTGATATTTTATTATAAATAATATATGTTTTTTAAAAAATTATTATTATATCGGGTAATTATTATCTATTTATCAATATTTATATTTTGAACATAAAAAACTAGCTTAATATCAGTATACTAAGCTAGTTTTACTCTATAATTTTCCTACTCTATTTCGGCATATTCTCACTTTTCCATACTTATTTTCTTATTGAGAAATTGTATCATGAATTACTGAATTTGATTTTATTTCCTTTGTATTTAGATATTCCTCAATTTGCTGATTACATTGCTGAATTATAAATGCCGCTATATTATATGCTGCTTTGGGATTTCGAAAGCGAAGCATATTATTCTTAAGATATACTATCTTTTTTTGATTAAATTCATATAAAACATTCGGGCTAGCTCGTAATATAAGAATATCGGCTTTTGTCATATATTTTTTTATTTCTTTCGTGAAACCAATTATGCTGACATGCTCCTCTGAATATTCTGCCAATTCTTTTTTCAATTGTTTTCTAATAACCTCATTCTTTCCGGCAATAATCGTAACATTGCACTTACCATTTTCCAGAAGTTTCTTAGCCATTTTAAGTACTTGCCTGGACCCTTGGCTTCCACTTATAAAAAGCACAGATATACTGCCATTAGCCGAATCTTTTGCTTCTATATCAATATCCGGTATATTACTGCAAAATTCTTCCCTTACCGGAAAGACTACTATCCTTAATCTTTCTGAAGATATTCCCAATGATTTCATTTTGTCTTCTGCTTCCTTAGTAGGGCAAAGTATATACTTTGCCCTTGAGTCCGCCCATAAATTCGAAACATTGTCAAGATCTGCAACAAATGAAATAACGGGAATTTCCATGTGGTTTTTTTCTAAAATTCTTGTTACAGAACCGGTAAAAACCGCATGAACTGAAATGATAATGTCAGGCTTTATCTCCTTCAGCAATTGAAGCAGCTTCTTTTTAATGATCCATGAACACACTACATTAATAGTAAATACTTTTATGCCCATTTTCGGTATTATTAGCTGAGATAAATAATATTTTGCCGGTGTGCATGGAGGGAATATGCTGAATCTTACACCTTTTTATTTTGTTACTATTTCTGTCCTGCCTTTCCATTATTGCAGCCATCCTTGGACGGTTGTACCTTTATATTATAATAAATGAAATGTTTGCCAAAACTGCCACTGCCAATATTACGGTATTTACCCAATTTGCTTGATATAGAAAATACAAAAATACCGTGAATATAATACTCCAATGGCATATTTCAGCTCTGCAGGTTTCTGCAATAAACTGCTTAACATACTCTTTATCTAAGGAAACTATTTTTTTCTTTTTAAATGCTGCTGGAATAAAATCCCCCAGCTCAGGTAATATGCCTTTCCATTGCTTTATCCTAAAAAACTTTTGGTAAAACAGTCCTTTCTCTTCCTATTTTCTTTCCCGAAAAAAACAGTTATCTTCATGAAATTTGTCCCTTTGTAAAAAAAGATACCACACAGTATTTAAACAGTATTTAATAGGGATAATAAAAAAATATAAATATACTTTTAAAAATATCTATCTCCATATTCCTGATAATCCTCCTCTGCACAATGGGATAAGGAGTATTCTTTCCTTTTCTCCTTAGGTTCAATTACATGATAGAGCAGCATATTAAAGAGTACACCTATCATAGTCCCTCCAGCCACATCTACTATGGAATGCTGCTTAATCATAACTGTTGACAGACAGATCAACACCATTAATATACCCGATTTTTGTTTTCCGTATTTCACCCTCTCAAATGCCTTTGAGTGACATAAGGCTGAATGTACTGCAATGGAGTTGATTACATGAACACTTGGGCATATATTGGTTGGAGTATCCGTTTCATAAATAAGCCTTACCATAAAAGAAAAGGGATCATTTCCTAGAACAGCAGGCCTTAACTCCTGACCATTTGGGAAAATCATATAGATAATATAAGCAGTACTCATTCCCCCTGCTAAAAAGATAATCAGCCGATAAAAGTCCCTTTTAGAATAAATTCCGGTATAAATAACACCATAAGCTATATAGGGAAACCACAGCAAATAGGGGACAATCAATGCAGGTACCATAGGAATAAGATCATCCAGCGGACTATATACCATATACTCCGGTACTAAAGTTGCCTCCAAATATTTAAACCAGATTAAAATCGGTATCAACATAAGTACCCAATAGAAATGCCTATGAGTTTTTGTAAAGTTCCTTAATCGTTTCAATTTATCCTCCTTGACTTATAGAATTCCTTTATTTTTCAATGAACAAGACGCCTAATGTATTCTGTCCACAATGACTTGAAATAGTACATCCTGCATTTGTTTCATATACCTTATCAAAAATTGCCTTTTTACTGACAGCATCTTTAACAGCATCTGCTATTTCTGAATTTATGGTTGTATGCGTAATAAAAGCCCTTTGGGGGACAATTTTATTTGAATTTTCCAGTTTATCATCAATATATTGCATCAGACACCTTTTTAACGTACCACGGTATTTTTTTCCAACTCGCATTTTCCCATTTTCCACTTCAATACAGGGCTTAAACTTCAATAGATTGGCACCCAATGCCATAACAGCTGAGCATCGGCCGCCTTTTGCCATGTAATCCAGACGATCCAGCAGAAAGCTTGCGCGAATCTTTGGAATCATGTAAGCCAGACATTCCAATATACAGTCGATAGGATAATCTTCGGCAGCTTTTATTGCCGCTTCAACAACAACATGACCTTGACCTGTTGACAGATTCATAGAGTCTACAACAAAAACATTTTCAAATTCTTGTGCCGCTATACAGGCATTCTGGTAACAACTTGAAAATCCGCTGCCGATGTTTATATGGATTACTGCATCATACTTATTTACAAACTGCTCAAAAAACGATTTATATTCAAGAGGATTAACCGCCGAAGTGGTGCTAATCGTTCCTCCATTACTTACATGATAAAAAATATCATCAGGATAAATATCAATACCATCTTGAAATATTTTTCCTCCCTTTTCTATATGCAGCGGAAGTAGGCTGATGTTATATAGTTGAAGTATGTCCGTTGACAGATCGCAAGTGCTGTCAGATGTAATTTTGATATTCATGTATGGTTCTCCTTTATCTTTTTCTGCTTCATTTATATTTAATCTCTTGTTATTTATCATCCTCCGGTAACTTTTTCAGTTTTCCTGGTCTGATACCAAATATCAGCCACATCTACATGACGCTATGAATTTCCGAATACAGAAAAATACCAAAGAACATTGGTGAAATAACACTCCAATAATGTATAATATAAGGATCTACAGTCAGCCGATGAAGTGTATATTCAGCCTCCCGAAGCAAAGCTGTCAGCTGAAAACCGTCTACTTTTAATAAATAATTATACCATACCTTGTTATTATAATAAAGTATATCCAATTCACTTTATCTTTTTGGCACACTGATAAGCTGCTACAAGAGCACCGGGCACACCACCAATCTGCATTGCCCAGCATGAACCAATATACAGATTTTTCACCGGTGTTTTTATAGAACTTCTTCTTTGGGTTCCAACTCCATGAGGAACTTGCTCCATCGGTATTATGAGTAAATCTTTCATAAGTCAGTGGAGTTGCAGCATCTTTATATTCGATATATTTCTTTAAACTAGGAATCAGTCTTGATCGTGACCAGAATTTAATTACTCCTAGTTCTGAATCATTTCTCTTACAGTTTTTATAATTATATCAGTTAATTTTCTAATATCTCCGTTATTTATTCGATAAGCTGATGTATCTTTTCGAGTTGGCTTCGGGTCCGAAGTCAATAGATCAGCGATATGCAAATCCATAAGTGCGTCAGGTTCCTTTCCCACTCTTTTTTTCAATTCACCTGCTAGTTTTGGATTTGCACCATCGGCCCCACCACTTATTGAAATAAAAGCATATTTACAGGGATTTGTTTTAAGGTGCTTTAAGTAAGCACGGAGTGGTGTAGCCACTTGTCCCATCCAAATTGGTGCAAAAAAGAGAATCAAATCATAATTTTCTAATTTATCAGGTGTTGGTTGTACCTGTGGTGTTCTGTTAAAAATCATGTCCAGAACAATTGAATTAATAGTCCTAGATTTAGTTTCTTTAATTTTCATGTGCTCCACCACAAGTTCTTCTGCTATACTGTTGGCTAAAGCTTCGTTGTTACCAGTTAATGAATAGGAAACAACTGCCACTTTCATAATAAAACCTCCTAAATTTTTCATATATATTCTTGCCACATTGACAAAACAAAATCCTTCCCTATTTTTTCTGTGCTTTAATGAGAGCGTTTTCCACAGGCTTCAAATAGGCTTTTGAAGTAAGAGTAGCTCCACTAATGACATCTACATGCAGCGACTGGGCTTTTATTACTCTATTATATAGCTCGCCTGTAAATTCCGGCTTTTGATTTTCTTTATGCTCTAGTATTTTAATATCAGTAACCTTGCCCGAAGACACAGTAACCTGTACTTTATTGGCTCTCCATTTGTACATTCCACCTTCATACTCCCCAATATAAGTACCGTCGTTCAACTTGCTGAAATTTACAGCGTCAAGAGAAAGATTTTTAGCTTCATTATATTCTTTTGATACATACCACCATCCTACTGCTCCTACTACTCCTAATACAGCAATAATTGCAAGAAAAATAACCCATCCAATTTTTCTTTTCCTCTGTTTTTTCATTTTTAACTACTGCTCCTTTTCATAATAATTATGCTTCCCATTTAATTTATTTTTCCACCTTGTAATATTATTCTTTTCCAGAGCAATCCATCAAGCCTTTCATTGTAAATTCCGCTAAGTATTCTAAAACTTGTGGGAAATATCTAAGTCCAATCTCTTCCTTGTGTGTTTCTATATTAACTAAGGCAGAAAAAATCGCCATAATCATCTCAGCATCTATGTCATTTCTCATTTTTCCTTCAATTTGCCACTTCTTTACTATTTCAATGAAATTGTCATATAAAAAAGCAACACAATCAAATCCGTTTTCCTCACGAAAACTTTGTTCTATTTTACTAAAAACATCTCTGTTATACCATTCTTTTAAGATGGGATTTGATGTCATTCCCTTGAGATTCAGAAACATGATTTTCTTCATAACATCTATGGGGCTAGCTTCTAAATTAACAGATTCCATTATGTTCCTTTTCAATTTCAAGTTTTCTTCCAAATAAATCTCCATAAACAGCTTATCTTTTGAAGGATAATAATTATAAAAAGTACCCGTAGCCATACCAGCCATTTTTGTTATTTCAGCAATACTTGTATCTTTAAAACCTTTGGAACCGAACAAATCCCTCCCACACTTTAATATATCCGCTTTTTTATCAATCATGTAAGTTACCTCCCTGTAGTTTAGAAAATCTCTTTATTTATGTATTCGCGTAATAATATGAATGAATATTTTTAAATTCATTCATATTCTAACATAAGTAAATATTTTAGTCAATTATGTATAATACATAGATGTTCCTCCTTTATCCACAGGCTGCCACTGCTAACACCTCCATCTTCTTCAAAGTGTTACGCCCCTGGATAAGTTCTTCCCCTAAAGGATAACGTATTCTAAGTGCTAAAAACACCAAGAATACTGTTAATAAGGTTCAGATGAAAATAAGTATTTCTCTATATCAAACTCCACCTGAACCTCTGAATCACTTGACATTTGCTACTTTATTTCTGTTCCAGTTTTCTGATAGCTGGAACCAGTGGACAAAGTACCGAAATTCCAATGATTAAAATGCCGGACAGCAAGAACCAATGGCTCACGCCGATTCTGTCGGCAAATGCTCCTGAAAGAATTAAACCAAAAGGCATAGCTAGAGATATGACGCTCCCTGTTAGAGAAAATACACGTCCCAAATATTCAGGTTTAATTTTCTCCTGAAAAAGGGCTGTTTGAACGCCGCTGTAAAATGGAACTGAAAGTCCCATAATTCCACAACACAAAACAAAAAAGATGAATTCATTTGAAGGAAGTAACCCTGAAATAGTCAAACTAACTCCCATCATAAAAATAGACGCTGTTATTAAGGTGATTCGCTTTTTATAGCCACCAAACAGTCCTAATAACAAACCTCCTGTGAGCATTCCAGAGGCATAGGCTATCTCTGTAATAGAGATATGCATCGGTGTTCCACCAAAGTGTTCCATGCTGATTAGTGGGTAAAGTGCATTGATTGGCATATAAACTAACATATATAGTGTTCCTATCAATAACAAGGTAAATAATCCTTTATTTTCTTTCAATACAAAAAGCCCTTGTTTCATCTCTCCAATAAAATTTCGCTTTAAACTCTCTTGCTCTATATTAACCTTGGGAATGTGAACAAGTGCCACCGCAATACACGCAATCACAGCACCTACCACATCTATGGCTATGATTGCATTTAGTTCCCAAACAGAATATAAAAAAGCCGCAGCAGCTGGACTAAGAATGTAGCTTATGGACTGCAAAGATTGACTGTAACCAGCACATTTAGTTAATTCTTCTTCTGGCACTAAAAGAGGAGTTACCGCACTTAGTGCAGGAGAATGGAAAGCTGTTCCAACACTACGAATGAACAAGACTACCATAACTATCCAGACTGGCAGTTCCATGTATATTGCAATAACAGCTAATACCCCACCAGCCGAAGCAATAATTAAATCAGCACAAATCATAATCATCTTTCGATCATAACGGTCAACCAATACACCAATGGCAGGTCCAAAAACCGCATATGGCAGAAAACCAATTAATGAAGCCATTGACAACACCACTGCAGATTGAGTTTTTTCCGTAAGGTAAAAGATAATCGTCATCTGCAGAATAGCACTAGTAATAAGTGAAACTGCCTGTCCTGTCCATATAGTAAAAAATTTTTGTTTCCAATTTGAATTTTCTTTTGTCATATCTATTCTCTCCTTGCATTTTTATTATTGGTTTTATACTGGCTTTAGGCAATAAAAAATGCAGGCTAAAATCCGCAATGCGAGCTTTAGTCTGCATACCAACGTTAAAAAGACATAGGAAAAAATATAGTCTCAAATGGCTACACTTTACCTGTATCTATGCCTCTATTCGTAAAATAAGTACAACAAAAAAGCCCACTTTCATGGATGTTTTTACTACTTTTTTATTGCCAGCTTATCTTAAACGTACAGAATACATAGATAGAATGTCCTCCTTTAATTCACTAAATTTTATGTCATTTTATCATAAATAATATGATTTTGTCAATTATTATAATTAATATTAAAATCGAGGATATCGTATAAGAAATCAATATCTAATTTTTATGGAAAATGAGAAAATGCGTTAACACAAGATCATAACTTTAAATTCTTTATATGATAACTATTTAGAGAATGAATAAGATCTAAAAACCTGTCCAGCATTCAAATATGCCTATTTGGGTCTGTAAAAAAGTCTGTAAATTATAGCTTTCTGTGATAGGATAAAAATATCATAGAAAGCCGTTTTTTCACAGATCCTTGCCTTCCTACTATGATTGCTCTTAATGTTGAATAATATAGCTCAATTATGACGAAATCGCATCCAATGTATCCTCTTTATTTGAATCAATGTTGACTGTAATTTTATTTGGCATACAGACTATAATTTGATACTTCTTACTTATCCACCCGGTATCAGAACAAACCTCTTTCGGACATATTTTTCTATCCATTTCTAACATTCTTACTTTTCCATTCTTCGTTTCTATATACCCATAGTTATTATTAAAATTAAACTTATAAACTTTACTCTTATTATCTTTATTAAGAGGCAAGTCTTTAACTATTTTCCCTTGTACCTTAACAATTATTTTCTCTTTATTACCTGTATTTTTTTCAGTATAGTTCATCACATATATAGAGAATACTGATATTATGATTATAAATATGAATATTCCATAAAAAACCTTGTTCAATTTGGTTAATGATTTCATTTTTTCTCACCCACTAATGTTAATATTCATATAAATTCACTCTTACAGTTTGATTTTATCATATTTTCACTGACCAAGGCAAAATAAAAAAACTATCTCTAGACCCTATTTTGCCTTGTGTTTTATTTCCTATTAATTCACAAGTTATCAACAACTTATCCACAGGTTATCCACATTATCCACAATATTCTACTAACTTCTTGAAATAAAAAAATAAGTACCAAAACATTGTTGGTACTTTCATATAAGTGAGATTGATAGGTATTTATAACTTAAGAATAATATTATTTTAGATGAAGGTAGCATATATTATTTATAGTTATCATAATATAGTATAACTATTAATTGTTATGATATTATTTACTAATTGTTAAATAATATTTATACTTTAAATATATGTTAATGTAAAAATAAGCACCTATTCATTTAGGATGCTTATTTTAACGTTTTTCTATTTCAAGAGTACAGTAAACATATAACTTATGTTGGTTGCATCTATATTTAACGTGTCCTGCAACCACAGACACAGCTTTACATATCCTCAATGCCTTGGAATATAATACTATGTTACATATTTATATTGTATTCACTAATTGTTATGATATCATTATGCGTATGTTAAAAGATATAAAAATAAGCACTCTAAATGACGAGCGCTTATTTTCAATATTATTCTATTTTAAAGGAGAGCAAACTTATACCATCCTATGGCAGTTGCATTTGAGTTTTAAGTATCCTGCAACTACAGACACCAGTTTGGTAATTACCATTATTTAAAGATTTTTTATTTATTTTTAATTGACACTAAAATATCTAATAAATATAGAAAGTTGAAATTGCATATTAGTATATCCATCAAATATAATCAATCCTGGATCAGGTTTTGGTATTACTTCAACTTCACAGTTTCTATTTAATCTTTTATGTTCAAATTTAATTTCTTTTATTTTACTTTCTAAGTCTTCTAATTTATTTGTACTATAAACTACAGTAGCATTTGGAAAATCATACATTATACTCACCCTTTCAAATAGTTATTCTTCTTTCCTCTAAGATTATTTTCTTAGGACACTTATAATTATATATGGTATTTATTACAGTTTAATGTCATATTTATTAACTATTTATAACAAATTTCATTATTCCATGAATAAAATGAAAATAGGCACTGTCCAAGCATTGCCTATTTCTGACATATATATAATACAAAGGATTATTTTTATTTACGGTTTCCCGTATGTGAATCTCCCTTAGCCGTATTGATTTGGGCTTGGGTAAGAAAAATACTATTTGTTAGATTAGCTCCACTAAGATCGGTATCTCTTAAATCAGCTCCAATTAGATCAGCCCAGCTTAAATCGACTCCTCTAATATTTGCCGCAATAAGACAGGCTCCCCTCAAATCTGCAGCTCTAAGGTTAGTTTTTCTCAGATCAATTCCTTAGTATACTTATCTTTGTATGTATATATCATATTTATTTACCTCATTTTAGAAAAATAGTTTACAATTTTATTTTATTTATGAAATCATACTTTTTTATTGTAACGGGTGTAACTGGTTCACCGTAAAAATCTATTGGCTCTCCTGTTACTTCACAATCAAATTGTTCTAATATTCTTATAGTTATATCTCTAGCTTCAATAAAAACCTTCTCTACATCAAGATTAAAAATTTCATTTAGTGAAAATATAATCATTTTTTTACCTATTCCTAAGCTCCGTAACTTTCTATTAACTGCAAATCTCCCCAAATGCCATTGATTACTTTCAACCCAACCGGCCAACACTCCTATGATATCTTCTCCTACTTTTGCACACCACCAAATCGGATTTAACCCTTTATCTATAGGTATTAATTTTTCAGGAATATTTTGCTCATAAGTAAATACTTCTATTGCTAACCTAATTGCATCATCCATATAATTTGACGAGACTTTCTCTATTTTTATTCGACGATTATCTTTTATGAGATTATTTTTTAATGCAAGAAGATGAAATTCTTTAAATGCTTTTGCAATGCCATTATTGCCATCCTCATATCCAAAATGCAGGATTTGATTAATAAACTTATTAGACTCATAATCTCCATTTATTATGGCTTTCATACCTAATGGTAGCATACTAATATATTTCATTCTTTTGTCAGTATGAGATTTCTCTATTTTAATAAAATCTTTAACTGCTAAGTTATTAAGAATTCTGCTTAACGAGGCCTTATCAATTCCTAACTGAATTACTAATTCATTAAAAGCAACAATTCCATTTCGTTTAAGGTAACTTAGTATATGTGCTTGAGCTAATGTTAATTCAGAATTTAGACAATTATGATTAAGTAAACCTAATTCTCTTATAATTAGTCGCAGTTCTTTCCTTACTATTTCAACTTCATTCAATCTAATCATTCCTTTTGTTGATATTATCAACAAAATTATACTCTATTGAGATGTATGTTTCAATACAGATTTCATAGATTTACTTATAAAATCATTTGTATATTCAAGATGTTTTCGCATTGCTGCAGAGGCTTCAGAAGCATCATGAACTTCAATTGCTTTAACAATATCTTCATGCTGCTTCTTAACAATATTTCTGCTCTCCGAACTTTTAAACATGTTTTCCACTACCTCTTCAATATCGGATTAACCCCCTCGTTTTGGACAGAATCTAATAAATTCTTCATTTCTATTAAATTTAGACCCTTATTTGAATGTTTGTTAGGTTTTCTTCAAAATAAAGGTTATAAAATTCATGTGGAGCCATAAATCTTAAACTTGAATGTAATCTCCTATTATTGTAGAATTCCATAAATTCATTTACTATTTTGTATGCTTCTCCATAGCTTTGAAATTCATTAATTTTTAAACACTCATCCTCAAGTATTCTGTGAAATGATTCTACATGTGCGTTTTTATTTGGCGTCTTCACTGGTATTCTCTCATGTTCAATTTTAAGTTCTTCACAGCATTCATCAAATTTATGACTTATAAACTGGGGTCCGTTGTCTGTTCTTATTACTGGCTTTTTAGAGTCTTCCTCAAACAAGTTTCTTCTTATTAAGCACTTCCTCAGTAGTGCTGCAGCATCTTTAGCCTCACAGTGTAAACCCATGTGGTAATCTATAATGCTCCTATCAAAGATATCAATTAAATTTAGTAAGTAGAAGAATTTATCCTCACCTTCTATATAGCCATATTTTATATCCATTTCCCATAGTTGATTTGAGCCTGTTATAGTTCTGTTAATTGCAATATTTCTCTTTATTTTAGTTCTAATTATTCTCTGATCTTTAAGTATTCTGAGCTCTTTGCAAAGCCGATAAACCTTCTTATGATTAATCACAAGATTACAATATTTTCTTAAATGGTAAGTTATTTTTCTATATCCATAGTTAATAGCATCCCCGTCAATGGCCTCCAAAATAAATTCCTTAATCTGATCATCGCATACTTTCTCACCATCTCTGTTTATACTATATCCTTTTGGCTTTCCACCTTTAGGCCTAGTCTTTTCT
This window of the Clostridium kluyveri DSM 555 genome carries:
- a CDS encoding nitrogenase component 1 codes for the protein METSLREFYKNSYLYDRVPYIHKFTPSGKVAGAIFAISTIENAIPILHGSSGCGFHYRYVCRRSWKPAYNLKCTGLKETDIIMGGSEKLKEAIIKTAKKYNPSLIGIIPASSVDMIGDDIEGVIRELQPQITCKLLFVKSKKISHADKRGNARKSFCENNTDKKKIHDGNLKSCGFSEAMEVMVENVMKPQEVDNRLINICGFYWGIHEDAMVSGIKKELEKMGIKINAFIPNCSVEELETAPRAALNIITSRVKWVIKMKELYGTEFMIVKNEDYGYGGLNGIEEFYIDIAKKIGTYERLGRYLNERKVHIQERLEKKLLKMSKYTCAIYCEDFRDIYKLIYFYGCVLKLKIKYIVVTVEQNGYMSLFSEDTLFEMAKENILEGLNELDYEVNWKINFDIEKIITFEENADLCIGDTHIQNSKHINPPSFIPLDFNNYEKFILHYIDMINRTVFREDKSLLLDNYSSVNVNEEVSKKMWDILWLQRGGKMR
- a CDS encoding MGDG synthase family glycosyltransferase, translating into MGIKVFTINVVCSWIIKKKLLQLLKEIKPDIIISVHAVFTGSVTRILEKNHMEIPVISFVADLDNVSNLWADSRAKYILCPTKEAEDKMKSLGISSERLRIVVFPVREEFCSNIPDIDIEAKDSANGSISVLFISGSQGSRQVLKMAKKLLENGKCNVTIIAGKNEVIRKQLKKELAEYSEEHVSIIGFTKEIKKYMTKADILILRASPNVLYEFNQKKIVYLKNNMLRFRNPKAAYNIAAFIIQQCNQQIEEYLNTKEIKSNSVIHDTISQ
- a CDS encoding phosphatase PAP2 family protein, translating into MKRLRNFTKTHRHFYWVLMLIPILIWFKYLEATLVPEYMVYSPLDDLIPMVPALIVPYLLWFPYIAYGVIYTGIYSKRDFYRLIIFLAGGMSTAYIIYMIFPNGQELRPAVLGNDPFSFMVRLIYETDTPTNICPSVHVINSIAVHSALCHSKAFERVKYGKQKSGILMVLICLSTVMIKQHSIVDVAGGTMIGVLFNMLLYHVIEPKEKRKEYSLSHCAEEDYQEYGDRYF
- a CDS encoding DegV family protein, which translates into the protein MINNKRLNINEAEKDKGEPYMNIKITSDSTCDLSTDILQLYNISLLPLHIEKGGKIFQDGIDIYPDDIFYHVSNGGTISTTSAVNPLEYKSFFEQFVNKYDAVIHINIGSGFSSCYQNACIAAQEFENVFVVDSMNLSTGQGHVVVEAAIKAAEDYPIDCILECLAYMIPKIRASFLLDRLDYMAKGGRCSAVMALGANLLKFKPCIEVENGKMRVGKKYRGTLKRCLMQYIDDKLENSNKIVPQRAFITHTTINSEIADAVKDAVSKKAIFDKVYETNAGCTISSHCGQNTLGVLFIEK
- a CDS encoding flavodoxin family protein, whose translation is MKVAVVSYSLTGNNEALANSIAEELVVEHMKIKETKSRTINSIVLDMIFNRTPQVQPTPDKLENYDLILFFAPIWMGQVATPLRAYLKHLKTNPCKYAFISISGGADGANPKLAGELKKRVGKEPDALMDLHIADLLTSDPKPTRKDTSAYRINNGDIRKLTDIIIKTVREMIQN
- a CDS encoding FMN-binding protein — encoded protein: MKKQRKRKIGWVIFLAIIAVLGVVGAVGWWYVSKEYNEAKNLSLDAVNFSKLNDGTYIGEYEGGMYKWRANKVQVTVSSGKVTDIKILEHKENQKPEFTGELYNRVIKAQSLHVDVISGATLTSKAYLKPVENALIKAQKK
- a CDS encoding TetR/AcrR family transcriptional regulator produces the protein MIDKKADILKCGRDLFGSKGFKDTSIAEITKMAGMATGTFYNYYPSKDKLFMEIYLEENLKLKRNIMESVNLEASPIDVMKKIMFLNLKGMTSNPILKEWYNRDVFSKIEQSFREENGFDCVAFLYDNFIEIVKKWQIEGKMRNDIDAEMIMAIFSALVNIETHKEEIGLRYFPQVLEYLAEFTMKGLMDCSGKE
- the mef(A) gene encoding macrolide efflux MFS transporter Mef(A), encoding MTKENSNWKQKFFTIWTGQAVSLITSAILQMTIIFYLTEKTQSAVVLSMASLIGFLPYAVFGPAIGVLVDRYDRKMIMICADLIIASAGGVLAVIAIYMELPVWIVMVVLFIRSVGTAFHSPALSAVTPLLVPEEELTKCAGYSQSLQSISYILSPAAAAFLYSVWELNAIIAIDVVGAVIACIAVALVHIPKVNIEQESLKRNFIGEMKQGLFVLKENKGLFTLLLIGTLYMLVYMPINALYPLISMEHFGGTPMHISITEIAYASGMLTGGLLLGLFGGYKKRITLITASIFMMGVSLTISGLLPSNEFIFFVLCCGIMGLSVPFYSGVQTALFQEKIKPEYLGRVFSLTGSVISLAMPFGLILSGAFADRIGVSHWFLLSGILIIGISVLCPLVPAIRKLEQK
- a CDS encoding NusG domain II-containing protein, whose protein sequence is MKSLTKLNKVFYGIFIFIIIISVFSIYVMNYTEKNTGNKEKIIVKVQGKIVKDLPLNKDNKSKVYKFNFNNNYGYIETKNGKVRMLEMDRKICPKEVCSDTGWISKKYQIIVCMPNKITVNIDSNKEDTLDAISS